A segment of the Salvia miltiorrhiza cultivar Shanhuang (shh) unplaced genomic scaffold, IMPLAD_Smil_shh original_scaffold_305, whole genome shotgun sequence genome:
tatttaaatatgccTGTATCTCCCAATTCCTACATTCTCGCATCGGCTCAGAGCCGCCTCGCATCGCCTCAGTGCCTCCGCGCGTCGAGTCGGCCGCCTTACGCCGACGAGGCGTGTATACACAAAAATCTTACAGAGGCTCACATATTGGTGCGCTTCAGCGATTTTCACAACATTGCTCTGTTGTGTAGTAATTGAAAGGTGTGGTTTTAGGTTGTGCAGGATAAGGTTTGTTTTTGTCTTGCAACATTGCAGAGCACTATATTGGTATGTAGTGCACTCAATGGTTAGTTtcatttcatattttgagattaGGGGAAATGTTGGATCACTTGGAATAGGCTATCTTGTTCACAAATTGAAAGTAAGTGTGAGATGTGGAACTTCATGAATGTTCACTTTCTTTGTAGTTTACCCTTTTTGTTTGGCCCCATATTTGGGACTATTAATCATGGAAGAGCAGGTATATTTATTGACTGCTGATAGTTTTGTAATTGTTGGTCTAGGATGGATAGCACCGTGGATGCGTCAGGGGAACCAATACCTACATCGTCGGTGTTGATGGCAGCTGCGAAGCATATAGGGATTCGGTGTCGTGGTGAGAACATAGCATTTTTGAAGTGCAAGAAGGATGATCCCAACCCCGAGAAATGCCTTGATAAAGGACGTCAAGTAACTGAATGCGTGCTTCATCTGTAAGTTAAAAATATGTTACTTGTAGAAAAGATGCAAGGGAGGTTATTTCCATGT
Coding sequences within it:
- the LOC131004025 gene encoding NADH dehydrogenase [ubiquinone] 1 alpha subcomplex subunit 8-B-like isoform X2, with amino-acid sequence MDSTVDASGEPIPTSSVLMAAAKHIGIRCRGENIAFLKCKKDDPNPEKCLDKGRQVTECVLHLLRDLHQNCNKEMDAYAGCMYYHTNEFELCRKEQQSFEKACPF
- the LOC131004025 gene encoding NADH dehydrogenase [ubiquinone] 1 alpha subcomplex subunit 8-B-like isoform X1: MDSTVDASGEPIPTSSVLMAAAKHIGIRCRGENIAFLKCKKDDPNPEKCLDKGRQVTECVLHLGFLHGPYMTPHLERQIRLRDLHQNCNKEMDAYAGCMYYHTNEFELCRKEQQSFEKACPF